GTTTCTGGAAGGCGATTTCCGGGCCGTCCGATGGATGCCGATCGGTCATGATCCGCTTCGATCTCCTGAAAATTGATCAGCCATCTGCCTGCAATCCGGCCGCGCCCCTGTCGAGAGCGGAGGGGCGCTTATCAGGCTGGCGATGAACGAGGAGCAGTGATGCGGTTCTGAAGCTTCAGAGCAGGCCGCGTTCCTCGAAGGTTTTGGTGTCGGTGGCGATGCCCCGCTCGTGCAGAACCTCTACGATAGCGGTCGTCGCCGATGCGATGGCCGGAAATCCGACATAGGGCGTGGCCTGGATCAGCGCTTCTTCTAGTTCCCGAACGGTCAGGCCATTGTTGAGCGCAATGCGCACATGGTTCTTGAGCTCGGCGGTCTGGCGCTGGGCGATCAGAACGCCCAAAGTGACGAGGCTGCGCTGCTTGCGCTCCAGCCCGTCGCGTCCCCAGACAGAGGCGAAGGCGAACTGGCAGGCCATTTCGGCCAGATCCCCGCCGAATCCGCGATTGGCAAGCACATGGCCCATCGCGTCGGCGGCGCCTTCGCCCATCAGTTCCCCAAAGATCAGACGTCCCTTCTCGGTTACTTCGTTCGTCACGGCACAGCCTTTCCATTGTTCTGCTGGCGTACCATCGCGGCGCTGGAAACTCGCCCGCTCCCAAGCATGGATGGCATCATTCCTTGGGGCATCGCATGTCCGCCGCGTGCGCTGCAAGCCGCACGCGCTCTTTCGCATATGCGATGGCTGCATTCTAGCCTTGCTTACGGCGAGCCTCCGGGCGAGCAGTCACGATGCGACGGAAGGTGCGCGGACTATCGCCACCATGGGCGGCCGCGTCCATCCGGTGTAGCAGCTATGCAGGGACGGACGACATCAATGGGCCATGGTTCGCGTTTTTTTTCAGGGCTGGAGATCAGCCTGGACCACACGATTCCACAGATCGTGGCTCATGCCGCCGCCCGCTATGGCGAAAAGCCCTTCTGCATTGCCGAGGACGGCACGGTTACATCCTTTGCGGGCTTCGCCGCCAGAGTCGCGAGCTTCGGCGCCGAACTGCTGGACATGGGCGTGCGCAAGGGCGATCGAGTCGCCATGCTGGCGCCGAACAGCGTCGAGTGGATCGTGGCCGCCACCGCAGTGATGAGCATCGGCGCGATCATGGTTCCCATCAACACCCGGTTCAAGGGGCCGGAAATCCGCTATGTGCTTGAAAAGGCGCGCACCTGCCTGGTCTGCACCGTGGGGCGGTTTCTGGGGGTCGATTATCCCGCGATGATCATCGCGGCGGCCGGCGGTCCGGGGGAAGGGCGCCCGGCGGCGGACCTGCCGCATTTGCTCAAGATCGTCGAGCTGGACGCGCCGGGCTTCGCGCTGGCTGATGTTTCCGACAGCGCCCGCGCGGCCTTTGCCGCGGCGGCGGCGGCGGTGGAACCCGACACGACGGCGGATATATTGTTCACCAGCGGCACGACCGGCAGCCCCAAGGGCGCGATGCACAGCCACGCGCAGGGTCTGTGGATGGCGGGCCTGTGGAATGAGTCCAATGAACTGACCGATGCGGACCGGATGGCCGTGGTCAATCCCTTCTTCCATTCCTTCGGCTATCGGTCCGGCTGGATGTCCGCGCTCACCGCTGGCATGACAATATATCCGCTGGCCACCTTTGACGCGGGCGCGATGCTTGAAATGATCGAGCGCGAGCGCATATCGCAACTGTCGGGCGCGCCGACCATTTTCTATTCCCTGTTGCAGCATCCCGATTTTGAAAAGCGCGACATTTCCTCGCTGCGCAGCGGCCATACCGGGGGCGCCAAGACGCCGCCCGACATCATCCGCGCAGGGTATGAGCGACTGGGCTTCGACATCTTCCTCACCAGTTTCGGCCAGACCGAAGCGACGGCGATGATCGCCACCAACCGCGCGGGCGATCCGATCGAGGCGATCGTTTCGACGGTCGGGCGGCCGATACCGATGGAGGAATGGCGCATCGTCGACGAACAGGGCAAGGATATGCCGCAGGGCGAGAGCGGGGAATTGCTGATCCGCGGCCCCAACGTCATGCAGGGCTATTTCGAGGATCCCGAGCAGACCGCCGCGACCATCGACGCGGATGGCTGGCTGCATACCGGCGATGTCGCGGCGATGGACGAGGAGGGGCGGCTGCGCATCCTCGACCGGATCAAGGACATCGTCATCGTCGGCGGCTTCAACGCCTATCCGGTCGAGATCGAGATCATGCTGGGCCAGCATCCCGCGATTGCCGAAGCTGCCGTGATCGGACTGCCCGACGAGCGAATGGGGGAGGTCACGGCTGCCTGCATCGTCCCGAAGCCGGGGCAGGCGCTGACGCTGGCGGAACTGACAGAATGGGCGCGTGAAAGAATGGCGAATTACAAGGTTCCGCGTCATCTGTTCGTGCTGGACGAGATGCCTCGGACGCCCTTGGGCAAAATACAGAAATTTGAACTGCGCAAGATGGCGGAGAGCCGACGCACCTGACAAATCCGTATTTGAAGTCCGCTGCTGCTCTCACTCGCCGATGGCAGTTTCGGTTCCACTCGACGGAGGCGGATCGCCGGGCAACATGGCGCGCAGGCGGGCGATCAGGGCGCGGTGTTGGGGCAGTGCCGCGATATTGCGATATTCGCCCGGATCTTGCCTGACGTCATAGAGTTCGACGCCTTCAGCCCCGTTCCGGCCCCATTCGGTATAGCGCCAGTTTGCAAATCGCACGCTGCTGCCGCCCCGAACCTGCGAGAGCGCGGGGAAATTCCAGCGCGGATCATTGGGCGTCGCCAACAGCGGGCGCAAACTGCGGCCATCCACGCGCGTGGGTGCGGGCAGGCCGGCCAGATCGGTCAGGGTCGGATAGAGGTCGATCAGCTCGACCAGCCGGCGCGACACACGGCCTTTCGCCCGCGCGCCGGGCACGGAAATGATCAGCGGCACGCGGGTCGACTGTTCCCACAGATTCTGCTTCTGCCAGATGCCATGCTCGCCAAGACCGAAGCCGTGGTCGCTGGTGAAGACCACGATGGTCCGGTCCGCGACCCCGCTCTTTTCCAGCGCGTCTAGGATGCGGCCGACCTGCGCGTCGACGAAGCTGGTCGCCGCATAATAGGAGCGGACGAATTCGCGCTTTTGCCGGTCAGGCAGGGCTTCGGCCGGAGCGCTCGCATATTTGTAGACCGCCCCGCGCGCGGCGGGCAGAACAGCCTCGCGATTTTTCACGGTCTCGGGCTTGTAGGCGATGCTGGGATAGAGGTCGAAATAGTGACCGGGCGCGACCTCCGGCACATGGGGCCGGTAAAATCCCGCGGCGATGAAGAAGGCCCGGTCCTTGTTCGCGTTGATCAGCTCGATGGCCTTCGTCGCCACCATGCCATCGGTCTGCTGATCGTCGCTCCCCTTGTCGGCGTGGTAGGAAATCGCGACGCCCAGGGGCAGCGCCGGGGTCAGGTTGGTGATCAGGTCCTGTCTTTCAGCGTCCTTGTCATGCCCCGCCGGATTGAACGCGACATCCCAGGAAGCGGGATCGTCATGCTGATCTGCCGCGATCGGCCTGCCTATGCCGCCGGGGACGCCCTGGTGAAAAAGCTTCCCGACGCGGGCGGAGAAATAGCCGTTGCGCCTGAAATATTGCGGGAGGGTGACGACATCGGGCCGATTGCTGCGAACCGATGTCGACAGGTCATAGACCCGCACGGAATTGGGCCGCAGCCCGGTAAGCAGCGACGCGCGGCTCGGGCCGCACAGGGGGAACTGGCTATAGGCCTGCTGGAAACGGACGCCCTGCGCGGCAAGCCGATCAATATGGGGCGTTTGCACCTCCGCCGAGCCAAAGGCGCCCCCGCTGCGAAGGTCGTCCGCGATGATGAAAAGGACATTCATGCGGCCTGCGGCGGGCGCGGGCGTGGCGGCGCGCTGCGGCGAGGGCCCGGCTTCCGGATGGCTGCACGATGTCATCGCGACAGCCGCGGTGCCGACAATCAGCGCAGCCAGACGGCGGAGCTTGCCATGGGATCGGGACAAATATGGCCTCCTCTTTGCTGGTGTAAGAAGGGGGCGTTCGGCCCCGTCAGCGGCGCTCGATCTCGACGGCCGAAACCAGCGCTTCTCCCTGACGCGCCCTGAACTGCAGGTCCAGCACGCCGCCGGTCACCGTGACGGGGAAGCGGCGCTTGACGGACGTGAGGAGCGCGCCAGCCGCCTTGTGGACATCAAACCCGGTCAGCTGTGTCCGCCCGTTGGCGATGACGTCGAACAGGCGGGCGCCGACGGGAAGGTCAGGCTCGAGGAAGGTGAGCGTCACAGTGTAGCGCCCATTGTCGAGCGGTACGGCGTAACGGAAGGTCCCCGCGCGATAGGTTCGGGCGATGCCGGGATCCTCGCCGGTCACTTGCGCCGTTCGCGGCGCTTCCCCCCGGATGATCGGGATCTTGTCCACCGTGCGCGGCGTCCCGCCGTCAAAGAAGGCGTCGGAACCGAACCGCCGCGGGGAGTCGCTCGCGGGGATCAGCGCGCCGCTGTCGATGCGGACTGTGGCGGCGCTTTCAGGCTGCAACTGCCATCGCACGCTGTCCTCCACTTCGCCTGTCGGGAAGCGGCCCCGGGCCACGACCTGGTTGGACCCCGGCGCAAGCCGCACCTGCCAGACGCAGGTTTTGAAGCCACAATCGCTGAGCACCCCCGCCGACCGGCCGTTGACGAACAGTTCGGTCGCCGGAGCGTTGCTGTAGACCCGAACGTCCGTCGCCTGGTACCGTCGGTCGACATAGCGCCGACCATTGATGTGGACGGTCGGGGTATCGGTCCAGTTGGCCTTGTAGAAGAAATAGGGGTCCTTCCTGATCCGTCGGTCAAAACTGATCATGCCCTTCGTATTGATGTCGTCGGCGTCCCCCTCCCGGCGCATGGTCGTGGCAAAGTTGAAGCCGTTCCAGAGCCAGGTCGACCAGAGATAGGGACGCGCCGCGATCGTGGCCCAGGATTGTTCATGAAAATAGCTCAGATATTCCTCGGGCTGCTCGCGGCCGCGGATGCTCACCTGACCCCCCAACGGGTGGTCCGTGTGCACGCTGGTCGCGCCGCCCGCGCCATATTCGGAGATCGCGAGCGGCTGGGCGGGGCGGCGGCGACGCAGCATGTCGAGGTTCGGACCCAAATCCTGCGTCGTGCCGTAATACCAGCCGAAATAGCGATTCACGCCGCTGAGGTCGGCCCCCTCCGCCGTGAACGGCACATCGACGTCCGCCGGGAACGGCCGACCTTCGCAGCAGGTGGCGAGCACGGTTGGGCGGCTTTGGTCCTCCGCCTTGGCGAGCGCGTCCAGTTCCCGCAGCAGCGGCACGGGATCAGGCGTCGGGGTCCGGACGCCATTCACCACATAGCTGAGCTGCGAATTGCCGAAATCGACCTCATTGGCGATGCCCCATGTCACGACGGAGGCGTGGTTGTAATTCTGCCGGATCAGTTCCTGCAACTGCTGGCGCGCGTTGGCGCGCAGCCTGTCGTCGGCCTCCATGGCCTTGCCCCATGTCCAGGCTGACACAAAGGGAATTTCGTCCCAAAGGATGATGCCATAGCGGTCCGCCAGTTCATGAATGGGCTGGCCATGCTGATAATGGGCAAGGCGGATGGTGTTCACCCCCATCTCGCGCAGCAGCTTCACATCGGACTCGACATCTTCGGGGGCGGAGGCCCAGCCCTTTCCTTCCCGATCCTGATGATATCCCACCCCATGCAGCTTCAGCGGCTTGCCATTCAGGAAAAAGCCCTTCTCCGGGTCCATCCGAAACTGGCGCACGCCGTAGGGCTGCTCCACCCGGTCCAGCACCGCGCCGGAAGGTGATCGCACCTCCACGGCCAGGCGATAGAGATAAGGATCTTGCGTGCCCTGCCAGAGGCGCGGCGTCACCAGGCTCAGCTTGTGAACCGACTCCAGCCCCGCATGGCCCTTGACGGTAAGCGGCTGCACCTGCTCTGCCGCGATCTTGCCCGCAGCGTCGATCAGGCGGCTGACCAGCTGGACGGGGGCGGGGCGGCTTTCGTCGTTGCGCAGCCTGATGCGCACGTCAACCGCCGCTTTGTCGGCCGCGATCGAGCGGGTCGTGGCATAGACGCCGCTCCCGCCGAAATCGAGCATGTCGAGATGGACCGGCGCGGTCGCCACCAGGCTTACCGGCCGATACAGGCCGCCATAGACGAAGAAATCCCCCCGCAGCGGCAGAACGTCGGCGGTCGCGCTGTCTGCCTCCGGATTGCTGTTGTCGGCCTTGACGACGAGGACATTGGTCTGGCCGGGCTTCAGCGCGTCGGTGACGTCCAGGCGAAACCGCGAGAACCCGCCCCGATGCGTGCCGAGCCGATGGCCGTTGAGCCATATTTCGGCCGTCCGGCTGGCCGCGTCGAACTGAAGATAGGCGCGCTTGCCCCGGAACGACGCGGGCGGCGTGAAGCGGAGCCGATACCAGCCCACGCCCTGGGTCTTGTTTAGATTATCCGGGCTGTTGATCCGGCCAGCGTCGGGGGTAAGATAGTTGCCGACCCGGTTCCAGCTGTGCGGCACCCGAACGGTCGCCCAATCGGCGTCCACGAAATCAGGGCGATCGGCGTTCAAGGCCTCTTCGCCCAATTTGAAGCGCCAACCTTCCGCTAGCGACAGGATGGAACGCGCCTCCTGTCGATCCCCTGCGGCAAGCGTTTGCGCTTGAGCGACTGTCCCAAGCGGAAAAAGCAGGAGCGCTGCACAACAGCTTCGCAAGCGTCTGGCCGCCGCTGGCATCAAAACCGTTCCCGCCAGAGCCGTCGCTCCCGAGCTGACAAGGGTAACGCTTTTCCCACTTGATCAAAATCTCCTGCGTGACGATGCCGTGGCTGGAATTGCGGCTAAGGCAACCACTTCCCCCATGGTGATCGGGAAGTCGTGCGGGCTTCCTGGCGCCAAACTCCATCATTTCGCGTGGCGCTGGCACATTTTGGGAACCGGGACAGGCGGCTGCTTTTCCTGTCCCGAACCCGATCAGCGCTTAGAGGAAGGAGCCGTCGTCAATGTCGAAGGCGGCACCGGTGACCGCTCGCGAGCCTGCCGACAGCAGATAAAGGGTCATTGGCACGAGATCCTCAGCCTCCATGACGCGCTTGCGCGGGAAGCCGTTGACCATCGCTTGTCCGGCAGGACCGTCGAGCCATTCGGCGTTGAGTTCGGTCTTGAGATAGCCCGGGCAGATGGTGTTGACGTTGATCCCCTTGAGCGCCCATTCCTTCGCCAGCGCCCGGCCCATCATCAGCACGCCCGCTTTGCTGGTGTTATAGGCGACGAGCTTGTCCAGCACATGGCGTGATCCGACCGATCCCACCAGCAAGATGCGGCCATCCCCCTTTTCCTGCGCGCCCGCGCTGATCATCCGCTTGGCGCCTTCGCGCGCGGTAATGAAAACACCGCGAAGATTGACGTTCAGTATGTTGTCAAATTCCGAGATCGGCAGGCCCAGGGCGGATGAGGCGTAATTCATTCCCGCATTTGCGAGCACTGAATTGATGGGCCCGAGCGCTTCCTGCGCAGCGTCAAAACCGGCCGCAACCGATTGCTCGTCCGAGACGTCCATTTCAACCGAACAGGCCGATCCGCCAGCAGCTTCGATCTCGCGCTGGATGTCGACAAGCCGGTCCTTGCGTCGCGCGGCAAGAGCGATGGCGGCGCCTGCGGCCGAGGCGCGGCGGGCAATATGCGCCCCGATTCCCGACGAAGCGCCGGTTATGAGTATCGTCCGTCCGGTAAGGTCAAACATGCGAAAGCTCTCTAATAGGTGGGAGACCGGGCGGGCAGCATCCGGTCTGGTTGTGCCCAAGGTTCTATGACCATATAAAAGGACAATCGCGCCGACGTGATCGCCTATACGATCGTTGCTCTGATTTCCCAGATACAAGGTATCGTCGAAGCCGCACTTGAACCAGAATAATGCGCTATGATCGTTCGCCCCTTTACCGTCGCCGTTTCCGATGCCGTTCTGGAACGGATCGCCGCGCGTCTGGCTGACGCCCGTATTGGCTATGCGCCGGAGGGCGGCGGCTGGCAGTGGGGCACTGACCGCGACTATCTGGCAGAGTTCATCGACTATTGGCGTGATCGCTATGACTGGCGGCGGGCGGAGCGGAATTTGAATGCCCTGCCGCAATATCTGGCCTCGGTTGAGGGGGTGGACATCCATTTCTATCATGTGCGCGGAAAAGGCGGGGGCAACATGCCGCCGATCCTTCTGACGCATGGCTGGCCTGGGTCGGTGGTGGAATTTCTGGACGTCATGCCAAAGCTCGCGGCGGCCGGCTTTGATGTCGTGGTGCCTTCGCTGCCCGGCTATGGCTGGTCCGGTCGGCCGCTGGGTCCGCTCGGTCCGGCTACCGTGGCGCGGATGTGGCGCAAGCTGATGACGGAAGTGCTGGGTTACGACCGCTTCTTCGCGCAGGGGGGCGACTGGGGCAGCATTGTCGCATGTCAGCTCGCTATTGATCATGCTGATGTGGTTTCCGCAATCCACCTGAATTTCTTCATGGGACCCGTGCCCAATGGCGAGACGGATGTCGAACTGGCCACCTATTGGCGATCCGTCCATGCCATGATGCGGGAGGAATCGGGCTATCAGCATGTTCAGGGCACGCGGCCGCAATCGCTTGGCCTGGCCTTGCACGACAATCCGGTCGGCTTTGCCAGCTGGCTGCTGGAAAAGTTTCGTCGATGGGGCGATACCGGAGGCGACATGGAAAGCCGGTTCTCGAAGGACCAGCTGATCGCCAATATGATGACCTACCTGGCGACCGACAATGTCATTTCGTCCTTCTGGCTCTATTATGTTACTCAACATGAACCGCCGTCCACGGCGCGGATCAATGTGCCTACGGCTCTCGCGCACTTCCCCGGAGAATTTTATCCGATGCCGAGCAGGCGCCTTGCCGAACAGAAATATAATGTGGCGCGCTGGTCCGTCATGGACTCGGGCGGCCATTTCGCCGCGATGGAAGAGCCGGAAGCCTTCGCCCGCGATGTGATTGTATTTTTCGAGGAGCAAGCGTGACTGATATCCTTCTACGCAGCGAGGTGGCCGAAGGCGTGCTGCTGCTGACCATGAACCGGCCCGATGCGCGCAACGCGATCAGCCTTGAACTGGCGGAAGAGCTGTCGGCTGCATTGGCAGAGTTCAAAGCCGACAGCAAATGGCGCGCAGGGGTGTTGACTGGTGCGCCACCTGCCTTTTGCGCTGGGCTGGACCTTAAATCTTTTTCCGCGCCTGATGCGCCCCGGCACAAGGTCACCGAACTGATCACCGCGCTCCCGCTGCTGGGCAAGCCGTTGATCGCCGCGGTCGGCGGCGCGGCCATGACCGGCGGGCTGGAACTGGTTCTGTCCTGCGACTTTGCGATTGCCGGACCGCAGGCCCGCTTCGCCGACACCCATGCCCGGATCGGCGCGCTTTCGGGAAGCGGCATGGGATCCCTGCTGCCGCGTATCGTGGGCGCGCGATGGGCGCGGCAGATGATGCTGACCTGCGCGCCGATCGGTGCGGAGACGGCCCTGCGGATCGGGCTGGTGAACGAACTGGTCGAGCAGGAGCAGCTTGTCCCGCGCGGCGTCGAACTGGCGACGATGATGGCGGCGCATGATCCGAAACTGGTCGCGCTTGCCAAGGGCGTGATTGATCAGGGCTTCCGCACGACGCTGGAGGAAGCAGGCGAGATAGAGCGTCGCACGCTGGCCGAGCGCAAGGCCAGCGGTGGGATGGAATGGAAGAAATAAGGCTGTCGATGCGCTCCAGCTTCGGTGTGCCCTTTGCTGAGGCGCGGCAGCTTTTTTGATCGGATGATTTAGGAGGAATAGATGCAGGAATATGCAGGCAAATATTTGCGCAATCCCCACATGGTGCTGTTCGAAGTGGTGGGTCAGGTTGCCCGGATCACGCTGAACCAGCCGGACAAGCGCAACTCTCTCTCCAACCAGATGGTGATCGAAATGCGCGACGCCCTGCTGGAGGCGGACGCTCGCGACGATGTTCACGCCGCCGTGCTGGAGGGCGCGGGTAAGGATTTCTGCGCCGGATACGACCTGATTTCCTCCTATGAGCGCTATGATGATGATGGTCAGGGGCCAGACCCGTCGATCCCTTATCGGGCTCCTGCCGGCAGCT
Above is a window of Sphingobium sp. JS3065 DNA encoding:
- a CDS encoding AMP-binding protein, encoding MGHGSRFFSGLEISLDHTIPQIVAHAAARYGEKPFCIAEDGTVTSFAGFAARVASFGAELLDMGVRKGDRVAMLAPNSVEWIVAATAVMSIGAIMVPINTRFKGPEIRYVLEKARTCLVCTVGRFLGVDYPAMIIAAAGGPGEGRPAADLPHLLKIVELDAPGFALADVSDSARAAFAAAAAAVEPDTTADILFTSGTTGSPKGAMHSHAQGLWMAGLWNESNELTDADRMAVVNPFFHSFGYRSGWMSALTAGMTIYPLATFDAGAMLEMIERERISQLSGAPTIFYSLLQHPDFEKRDISSLRSGHTGGAKTPPDIIRAGYERLGFDIFLTSFGQTEATAMIATNRAGDPIEAIVSTVGRPIPMEEWRIVDEQGKDMPQGESGELLIRGPNVMQGYFEDPEQTAATIDADGWLHTGDVAAMDEEGRLRILDRIKDIVIVGGFNAYPVEIEIMLGQHPAIAEAAVIGLPDERMGEVTAACIVPKPGQALTLAELTEWARERMANYKVPRHLFVLDEMPRTPLGKIQKFELRKMAESRRT
- a CDS encoding enoyl-CoA hydratase-related protein, which translates into the protein MTDILLRSEVAEGVLLLTMNRPDARNAISLELAEELSAALAEFKADSKWRAGVLTGAPPAFCAGLDLKSFSAPDAPRHKVTELITALPLLGKPLIAAVGGAAMTGGLELVLSCDFAIAGPQARFADTHARIGALSGSGMGSLLPRIVGARWARQMMLTCAPIGAETALRIGLVNELVEQEQLVPRGVELATMMAAHDPKLVALAKGVIDQGFRTTLEEAGEIERRTLAERKASGGMEWKK
- a CDS encoding epoxide hydrolase family protein gives rise to the protein MIVRPFTVAVSDAVLERIAARLADARIGYAPEGGGWQWGTDRDYLAEFIDYWRDRYDWRRAERNLNALPQYLASVEGVDIHFYHVRGKGGGNMPPILLTHGWPGSVVEFLDVMPKLAAAGFDVVVPSLPGYGWSGRPLGPLGPATVARMWRKLMTEVLGYDRFFAQGGDWGSIVACQLAIDHADVVSAIHLNFFMGPVPNGETDVELATYWRSVHAMMREESGYQHVQGTRPQSLGLALHDNPVGFASWLLEKFRRWGDTGGDMESRFSKDQLIANMMTYLATDNVISSFWLYYVTQHEPPSTARINVPTALAHFPGEFYPMPSRRLAEQKYNVARWSVMDSGGHFAAMEEPEAFARDVIVFFEEQA
- a CDS encoding sulfatase, which gives rise to MSRSHGKLRRLAALIVGTAAVAMTSCSHPEAGPSPQRAATPAPAAGRMNVLFIIADDLRSGGAFGSAEVQTPHIDRLAAQGVRFQQAYSQFPLCGPSRASLLTGLRPNSVRVYDLSTSVRSNRPDVVTLPQYFRRNGYFSARVGKLFHQGVPGGIGRPIAADQHDDPASWDVAFNPAGHDKDAERQDLITNLTPALPLGVAISYHADKGSDDQQTDGMVATKAIELINANKDRAFFIAAGFYRPHVPEVAPGHYFDLYPSIAYKPETVKNREAVLPAARGAVYKYASAPAEALPDRQKREFVRSYYAATSFVDAQVGRILDALEKSGVADRTIVVFTSDHGFGLGEHGIWQKQNLWEQSTRVPLIISVPGARAKGRVSRRLVELIDLYPTLTDLAGLPAPTRVDGRSLRPLLATPNDPRWNFPALSQVRGGSSVRFANWRYTEWGRNGAEGVELYDVRQDPGEYRNIAALPQHRALIARLRAMLPGDPPPSSGTETAIGE
- a CDS encoding carboxymuconolactone decarboxylase family protein, giving the protein MTNEVTEKGRLIFGELMGEGAADAMGHVLANRGFGGDLAEMACQFAFASVWGRDGLERKQRSLVTLGVLIAQRQTAELKNHVRIALNNGLTVRELEEALIQATPYVGFPAIASATTAIVEVLHERGIATDTKTFEERGLL
- a CDS encoding glycoside hydrolase family 2 TIM barrel-domain containing protein, producing MPAAARRLRSCCAALLLFPLGTVAQAQTLAAGDRQEARSILSLAEGWRFKLGEEALNADRPDFVDADWATVRVPHSWNRVGNYLTPDAGRINSPDNLNKTQGVGWYRLRFTPPASFRGKRAYLQFDAASRTAEIWLNGHRLGTHRGGFSRFRLDVTDALKPGQTNVLVVKADNSNPEADSATADVLPLRGDFFVYGGLYRPVSLVATAPVHLDMLDFGGSGVYATTRSIAADKAAVDVRIRLRNDESRPAPVQLVSRLIDAAGKIAAEQVQPLTVKGHAGLESVHKLSLVTPRLWQGTQDPYLYRLAVEVRSPSGAVLDRVEQPYGVRQFRMDPEKGFFLNGKPLKLHGVGYHQDREGKGWASAPEDVESDVKLLREMGVNTIRLAHYQHGQPIHELADRYGIILWDEIPFVSAWTWGKAMEADDRLRANARQQLQELIRQNYNHASVVTWGIANEVDFGNSQLSYVVNGVRTPTPDPVPLLRELDALAKAEDQSRPTVLATCCEGRPFPADVDVPFTAEGADLSGVNRYFGWYYGTTQDLGPNLDMLRRRRPAQPLAISEYGAGGATSVHTDHPLGGQVSIRGREQPEEYLSYFHEQSWATIAARPYLWSTWLWNGFNFATTMRREGDADDINTKGMISFDRRIRKDPYFFYKANWTDTPTVHINGRRYVDRRYQATDVRVYSNAPATELFVNGRSAGVLSDCGFKTCVWQVRLAPGSNQVVARGRFPTGEVEDSVRWQLQPESAATVRIDSGALIPASDSPRRFGSDAFFDGGTPRTVDKIPIIRGEAPRTAQVTGEDPGIARTYRAGTFRYAVPLDNGRYTVTLTFLEPDLPVGARLFDVIANGRTQLTGFDVHKAAGALLTSVKRRFPVTVTGGVLDLQFRARQGEALVSAVEIERR
- a CDS encoding SDR family NAD(P)-dependent oxidoreductase, encoding MFDLTGRTILITGASSGIGAHIARRASAAGAAIALAARRKDRLVDIQREIEAAGGSACSVEMDVSDEQSVAAGFDAAQEALGPINSVLANAGMNYASSALGLPISEFDNILNVNLRGVFITAREGAKRMISAGAQEKGDGRILLVGSVGSRHVLDKLVAYNTSKAGVLMMGRALAKEWALKGINVNTICPGYLKTELNAEWLDGPAGQAMVNGFPRKRVMEAEDLVPMTLYLLSAGSRAVTGAAFDIDDGSFL